In Citrus sinensis cultivar Valencia sweet orange chromosome 3, DVS_A1.0, whole genome shotgun sequence, the sequence aacatatttaaaaaaaaaatcaagcttcAAAATCTGACATAAAGAAGACAAGAGATAAAGCAGAAACATGCTATCAGCATACCATCTAACtcatttcttcaaataaaagcAAACCATTCAGTCCTTACCAGCCAATTACAATCTAATTAGGCAATGAAGTTCAAGCATACGATAGAGACAAACAACAAACACAGCCACAACCGCGGGCACATTCATAAAAGCTCAtaggaaaaatattatcaaacaGTTAACAAAACATGCAGTTCAATCAACATCTCCAcctaaagaaagaaaaagaaatgcatcaTAACAAAAACTTGCCAAATGATCTATGAATAAAGCAACAATATTTACAACATCCATATTTTCATACTCGTTTTCCCACGCTTTCTCGCCAACTAAGCACGAAAGTCGAACAGAAACACTAAGATCCCTAATATAAACATCAGAAAAGCTAATAAAGCGCAAATTTTTACACACTAGACCAAACTGCTTACAAAACAGAACCCTAAAACAAtagtttaaaggaaaaaaaaaaaaaaagaaacgaaaatcgaaaagaaaataaagagaaaatcgAACGATAGAAAAATCTTGATCAAGAACCTAATCGATTAGTTTTTAcggttttttttcttaaatttaaaacatagTTTCGAAGCATACCTTTTGctgaaagaagaaactaaAACCCTGTGATCGAAAAGGGGTTTATGTAGGTAAAATGAATGAGGGTTTGAGTCGACTCTGGAAAGGGAGAAGAGATCTGGTCCGTTGGATTTTGTACGTCCTGATTTGGACCGTTGGATGCGGTACGTGGCGGTGAGGTTTGAGATATTTGTTAGTAGACATAATCTCGCACGTGTGAGCTTATTGGGTTCTCAGGCTTTTCCCTATTTgcccatttaaaaaaaaattaaaacagagaAATTCAAATTACTTGCAgtaattattcataaaaaaaaaactttattttattattattattattttaagttttaactaAGGGGACAAGCTTAAGCTTCATCACCACAGAAATAAGTCAAGAAAAAGAACGGAAATTCAATCACGGACCAACAAACCTCAATCTCAAAGACTCGGAAATCAAAGGCCCTCCAAGATTGAAACTTGATCCGAAATTGAAGCATCCAAATGGCACAAAATCAGAGACCAGCGAGCATTCTTGATACATTAGGTGAAGAAATTGTCAGAATAATAACACCCGTTTCAATCTGCATGCTTATGGTGGTCATTTTGGTCTCCATTTTGAGCTTAGACGactcctcatcatcatcagctaTGCCAACTATAGCTACAATTGCATACTCTGAGACCGGCTCAGATTCTTCTTGGGACAAATTCATGGGTGCCCTTTTGAACTCTCTTGTGTTTGTTGCTGTTGTCACTGCTGTCACCTTCATTTTGGTGCTGCTCTTTTATCTTAGATGTACAAATTTCTTGAAAATCTACTTGGGGTTTTCAGCTTTTGTTGTGTTGGCGTTCATGGGTGGTGAAATtgccttatttttatttgagaaGTTCAGTTTCCCTATTGATTGTGTTACATTTTTGGtgattttgtataattttgcTGTTGTGGGTGTGTTGGCTGTTTTCATATCCAAAATGGCAATTTTAGTTACCCAAGCTTATTTGGTTGTGATTGGTATGTTGGTTGCATATTGGTTTACTCTTTTACCTGAATGGACTACTTGGGTGTTGCTGGTTGCCATGGCATTGTATGATCTTGCTGCCGTTCTGTTGCCTGTTGGGCCGTTAAGGCTATTGGTAGAGCTTGCTATTTCAAGGGATGAAGATATCCCTGCTCTGGTTTATGAGGCTCGGCCTGTGGCACACCATGATTCCGGTTCGAGGGATGGTGTGGTTCGAAGAAGAGTATGGAGTGAAAGGAGAAATGTTCTTCATGATTCGGGAGGTGATGTGAACTCTAATGCAATTTTAAGTGGTAATGCAGGTTCAAACTTGAATTCTGGTGTGGTTTTATCAGTTGCTAGCGGTCATAATGACACAAGATTGGCTGGAGCTGAAGAGGGGAGGGTTGTGGAAGCGAATGCTGAGCTTTCTGCTCCCTTAATTGATCGAAGAATGAATGATAATATGCATAGACAGGAAGAAGATGGTACGAGTGAAAATTTGTTGCTAGAGGGTATTGGGTTGGGTTCAACTGGTGCAATCAAGCTGGGGCTTGGGGACTTTATCTTCTACAGTGTGTTGGTTGGCAGGGCAGCAATGTATGATTTTATGACAGTGTATGCATGTTACCTTGCCATTGTAGCTGGTCTGGGTGTTACACTGATGCTGTTGGCCTTTTATCAGAAAGCTTTACCTGCTCTCCCAGTGTCAATTATGCTAGGtgtactattttatttattgactcGACTATTACTTGAAGTTTTTGTTGTACAATGTTCTATGAACCTTGTCATgttttagaaatataatttatgttatCGAACTTCTGACAAATGATCACAAAAGGCATGGCTTATGATTTCATGAACTGTTGTTGTATATTATATTCTTCAACAATTTATTTCTGTAATTCAATTCTGTTTCTTGTAAAGttggttcaaaattttaacaaatgagAAGCTTTATTTATCGGTCATGAACTTATTGCTTGAGTTTGGGAATCTATCATTTGAGGAAgctgttttttatttttatttttggcccCCTTtatgaaaagaagaaataattgtTTATGAATATTTGCTGTTTATCTTCACAAGCTTTGGAAGCAGGAAACTGTGTATTAGCTCGGATCCTTCTCTATGAGGTCTCTGGGTCGGATTAACAGAGAGCTAAAACAcagatttgaattttggggttcaagaatttgattttagcAGAGGAAaggcttttttattttttaaccttttgtGGAGTTTCTGTTTCTCCTAAGGTTTTCTTGTACCTGTTGTtagtaaataattaagtttcaCCATTGTTATTGCTACTGGAATATCTCAGGTGCTGTGGCTAACTGAACTTAATTTTCTGCACTCAAATTGAATGTGGATTTTGCAAGCCTCAGTGGCATATTATGCGGTACTTTACTCTCATGTTTAACTATTTTAACTATaacttttttaagttattttgatAAGATAATGCTGCAGAGGAAAGAGTGTGCAACATTCCTTACTTTTCAGTTGTCTTGGAGAAGTTCCATTATTGAGTGATTTTACCGTACAGGAAAGATGCAATTGCAACCAACTTACAGGATTCATAGTTATTGGAAGGAtatcatttgattttgttattgtCTAAATACAGGTACGGGCATGCACAACCTAGATTCACCCACTTGAATTTCTGGCAGTATTAAATGATATGATCCAGTCTTTCATCCTAATGAAAGAAATGATACTGGCAGTTGCCTTCATACTTATTGAGATATCTTCCCATCAACGATATAATCCAATCTTTTGTAGTTCATCAATTTCTCACACATTTAGATAGTATGCTGCAGTTTTCTTGTAAGCAAATATCATTTACCTTTGCAATACTCTAGCCTGAATCCAGTTGTTTCTTTatatttgagaaataataataaccttctCTGCAATATGGATTGTTGACTAATTTCATGGAAGATTTCTGAACAAAGATTGGCAATTTAGGAGAAGTTTGCAACAAATTTAACCATTTCTtcaagaaatattttgatgaatttcAAAACTACGaaattccatttatttttgtgtaatGTCATGAGACAGATCACcaatatttattcattttcctccttttaattttaacaatcaACAACCAATTTGCTATCTTCCCCTTCTCTTTCTCCctttatttcttcaagtttTTGCTAGTATTCTGGGCACTGATAGCCCTCAAAAACTCTAGTCTCATGCACATGACATAAATTTGATGATGAGAACCACAAGCCATAATCATAGTAGGTATAGATCAACTTCATCTTACATTCTAATTTAACCACGAAAAAAAGTCATCAGATTGTAGGCCCTTGGTACAAGAGATCATCACCTTGACTTGGACATGGTGCATTGTATATGGAAAAGCATTCAAACGCATACACCTAACCTCCTTCTGTATGTTGAATGTTGATTTTGTCTTCCATTGTTCAGTCATGAAAGCTACATGACTTTTAAGTCAACTGCTTGTCTGTATTGGATGGTCATCACCATTCTCGCCTCTTTCGcgttttattgaatttgaaatcaaGTCTATTAGACCAGTAAGTggctcaaatttttttaatcaagaaaTTTTCCACacagaattaataaataacttatCCAAACTATTCTAAGATTATGGTTCTTTGACTAAGCTAAAAATACGGTTGATGAAATCACCAACATGGTCAAGTGCTGGTAAGCGCGTAGCGTCACAGTTTGGTTTTGGGTTTAAGGGTGAAGAGAGTTCACCAAACATGCTAGTCTTTCGGATTGACATTAAGTACTTGGCTTGATAAGTGGTATTAGAAGAGTATGCCCGAGCGCTTGTGCCGTGTGGCTCAACACGACTGTCTGAACAGAAAAAATAGCTGTcctcaaaattatttgttccTGAGGTAATTAAGCTGCAAGGGTGTTTAATCCAGCAGCCATATTCATTTTGTCTAGAAAGCGGGAAAATCATAATACATAATTCAAAAAACAGACTCAGTCAGgataagagagagagagagagagataggaCAAAATAAATGGAGGAGGAATGAACATATAATCAGGCAAGCGAAGATGGAAAACACAGCCAAAACCCAAGGCCATATGTCTGCTGTAATCTTGGAAATACTACAGAAGAAAAACTTGCTGATGAAACAAAACTACAGCTAAGTTTTGCTAGAAATATTCTGACAGTACTTATAAGATAATTACAATTACATTACATCTATGACAAATAcaggaaagagaaaataatgagtAAAACTTAGAAATAGAAGCTTTATCTTCTTCGCGAATTGCGCAAAGTTCTCCAAGTTCCTTCAAAAAAATCCAGGAGCAGTTTTTCCAGATCATCCACTGTGTACTTGATGTGCTTGTCACTGATCCGGTTTCTCCCAATAAAAGTTCTATATGCATGGATTACTTTCAGCGAAGTTGAAATTCGTAGATCCTCTTTAAGTTGAGGATCTGTGATACACCACTGTGTCTGAATTTTGTAAACATCCTCAAAAGCATTAGTGAATTCCCTGCACCTCTCTTTATAACTTGTTTTTAACACAGAATTTGAGCAGTGGCCATCATCCCGGAGAAAAGATAGGACTGAACACCATGTGGCTCTCTGGTAGCTTGTTGCATGTTGCTGAAATTTCCCGATATGCTTTCTGATCCATTCATCTCCAAAGAAAATCCTGAGGTCAGAACCCTTAATCTTTTGTACAACGTAATGTATGTTATTCATAAGAAAGATATGTCGCAATGAATCCTCCCTGTACAATCTGGATTTGACAACTAGACTGCATTCTAATGCAGATGTGATTGACCGTAGGTGACAAGCCAACGGACAAAAAGTAATCGGAGATATGTCTTGTTCAGTTTCTGACTCAACAATGGAATGTGTATCCTCCATATTTTGGTCCTCGAAAAGCAGATTCAAGGTATCGTCATATATGGTAAGGGTCTTGATGTAGTTCATGACATACCTTGTGAGAGGGTGAATTCCACCTCGAGGGAGAGGTTTCATGGATGAATCAGCAGCAATGGCCTTCTGGAGTTCTTGAAATGCTTGCCTTGCCGAATGACCCAATTTCCTCAGAAGCTCATGGAACTCAATCCTAATGTAAGAACCAGCCTCTTCAAATAGCAAACTATCTATTTCCAGGAGAAGATCATCCAGAACCTCATACATATCTAGCAAGCAAAACAACTTTTCTGGCTGAGTTGATCCCATTGCTACAGCTTCCCCAAAATTCAAGAGGCACAGAAACGTTGCCTTGGCTATCTCAACAAAGCAGAGTGAGCAAACAGTATCAAATCGTCCCAAGATCTTGTTGCATAACTGTTTCTCACTTGTGAGATAGACCCGGATGATGATCTTCATAGCCCAGTTCCATTTCTTGATCTCACTGCTCAAGGTACTCCACTTCATTTTCAGCACATCGTCAATGCTAAATTTCTCCAGCTCAAGAATGACAAAAAAGTATTCATTCAATGCATCTTGGCGAGCACCAATGAAAGCCGCGCAAAATTCCTGATCGTAATTGGCAGCAATCATAGCATTTGCAATAGCCTTAAGATCAGGAACCACCTGAGGATGGATCAAGTCCACAATATATTCCCCAGATACAGAGCCAGTATTGCTGACTCTCTGTGACGCTTCAACTGATTCATCCTCGAGTGAAACAAAGGACTCGTCATAAATCACATCCTCTCGGCAAGAATGAAAAGAAACGTATTCCGGCTCGAAGTATAGCTTATGGTGAACAAGAATGTGGATTAGCTCTTCCTGAAGCCTCAACATTGCCATCTGCACTATATTGTTAGCTCGGTAAAGAAGTTCCCTCACCCGTCCATTTTCATTAACAGACACACCACTGAAACTGTCTATCAATGTTTGGACTTCATCAATGGCTCCTAGGAACTCAGAAACTTCTCCGGGACCAGTATCCCATATCATACTTTGATTCGCCTGCCAGCGCAAAACCATTCTCTCGGCACATTTGAGCCGCTTCTCAACCTCAATGGCTTCCCCTCCATTGTTTACGGTGTTTCCAGTCATTATCGACAAATGTATATCAAGATCCGCAAGGAGTTTCCTTGTATCATCACTCAAATTTCTAATTGCCCCTAGTAACTTCAAAACGTGGTGAGCTGCGGCAATCAAATGTTGATCCCCTTCATGGTTGGGGTTCACAGATTGATAACCAGCCATAGTAGTGAAAATAGAGGAACTGAAATGATTGGATTTATGTGGATCTCAAGTATTCCCCAAAAcaagaatcaaatcaaagccTATTGGAACTAAAGCACCATGTCTTAGGAAAGTGAATGCAAAGGAGATAAGCTATGATGTGAAATCAATAAAACCTCATATAGAACAAAAAGTAGGGCTTTACCTACTAAAGCAGAAGGTTCCACTTAGTTTATGCAAATCGGCAGATTTAAGGCAGAATCCCACTGGTAAGTCGGCCCATTCAAGATCTTTTGGAGATGAGAtacaaaaaacaatttaaaaaagagaaaaattaaaaaaaataaaataaaaaaaacaagaagaagaagaagaagtaacTAAAGGGTAACCTTTACTAAGTTGCCCATCTAAAATGACACCAGAAATGAATAAAGAGTTACACAAACGAGCAGTATACACAggataaaaagaataatgaacAAACCTAAAACTCCCAACTTCATTACAAGGACCATGGAATATACCAAAGTCATAAAACATTGACGGTGTCTCTCTTAAATCTCAATCTTGCTTGGAAGATACACAAGAAAAAGTGATCAAAAACCTCAAAACTCAAGTACCCGTATGAATATTTGGCCAAGAATAAGGCTCAGATGATGAAGGCAAAACCTCTTGTCTCTTCTGTTTCTCACAAACCTCAGCTCATTCTTCAAGgataataaatgacaaaacattagcaagaaaaacaaaaatagccCAAGTAACTGACAAAGCAGGATCAAAACTTATTTCAATCTCCCCGCACAGACAGAGAGCATATAAAGATCAActaaatacaaaatgaaacaCGACTAAAAACACCTTCAAAATACTATTCAAGACATaaaactttttcatttcttgatATCATCAAAGAAAAGTCAAATAGTGTTAACACAATAAATATGAGTGAACAGCAAAACTTCCCCAGAAGAAAATGAGGGAGAGAATGGTAGAAAATGCCAAAATGGAGGCcacaaaagagagaaagaagaagtggaagttcaaaactttttaatataagAAGGAGAACATGTAACTTCTTGTACGTGGAAAAAGTACTAGTACACGCTGGGCTTTTCTCTGCAACTTCTCTTTGGCCAATAATCAAATTCCAAtgcataatttgttttattttattaagagaaaataagtaaaagaatCCAAAATACGTCTTTATAGCAATACTATAACGAATAGGATCACCAACTTCCTTGCTTCTAATACATTATaacatattttctaaatacccagaggatattatttttattatctgaAGTTGTATGCTAattaaattgatgtatttgttgtttttttttctttttttaattatataaaaggtCTCCTAATAACCACGGTACCCATGAATATGATTTAAACTATTTGAGGCTACTTCCAAAATACACGAGGGGAGTTTTGATATACTCCAACTTGAAAAAAAGTTGTAGTGATTTCTGAATTCCGAAGTAAAAATCAACATCATTTAAATGCagtagaaagaggaagaaaaaaaaggtaaaaatattatatattattttatttaatttattatctaatgtctaaattgtaaagaaaatttgaagtaatttaattttttatttaattagggtgaaataataattttatattaagagggtaaaataattattttattaatattctgTTAACTTCTCTTATAGAGTTTAGACAAcagtaaaaaaatgatttattttataacttcAAGTCGAAATTagcctaaatatatatatatatttttaaaaaatttaaaaaaataaatggtccATGAATAATTGCCATAATATGCGTATTAAGTTAGAGTTAGACTGTGAGTACGAGAGGACGAGCAGAGAGGCTGATGTATTATTgcagggtaatttttaaaaacctcccctgaggtttgggcttgttgcaagtagatggcgagaattgatttatttgtaaaaaaccccctaccgtcagttaagtttaacattgaccgttagttgaccgtgcaaagacaatattacccttaacaatagtttataaacgaaaataactaaaaaaaaatcaaaattattagctattttacactttttaaattattgatattttcttaaagttcttataaaaaattaaaattaaaaaattaaaaaatcctctttaaattattgatatttccttaaaattcctaaaaaaaaaataaaatttaaaatttaaaaatgaaatagtcataatctttacctatgatattgtaaatttttagaattgacaaggataaaattgtcaaaaaataggatttgtgctttttgcaccaataattttggtttttttttagttattttcgtttacaaactattgttaagggtaatattgtctttgcacggtcaactaacggtcaatgttaaacttaactgacggtagggggttttttataaataaatcaattctcgtcatctacttgcaacaagctcaaacctcaggggaggattttaaaaattaccctattattgcaaacaaatttattgttgaaaaaaaaattaatgcacaGTAGGGCGACATCTGTCAACCGCGAGAGGACCTCACTGACAGTTTTTAGAAAG encodes:
- the LOC102626197 gene encoding exocyst complex component EXO70E2, which codes for MAGYQSVNPNHEGDQHLIAAAHHVLKLLGAIRNLSDDTRKLLADLDIHLSIMTGNTVNNGGEAIEVEKRLKCAERMVLRWQANQSMIWDTGPGEVSEFLGAIDEVQTLIDSFSGVSVNENGRVRELLYRANNIVQMAMLRLQEELIHILVHHKLYFEPEYVSFHSCREDVIYDESFVSLEDESVEASQRVSNTGSVSGEYIVDLIHPQVVPDLKAIANAMIAANYDQEFCAAFIGARQDALNEYFFVILELEKFSIDDVLKMKWSTLSSEIKKWNWAMKIIIRVYLTSEKQLCNKILGRFDTVCSLCFVEIAKATFLCLLNFGEAVAMGSTQPEKLFCLLDMYEVLDDLLLEIDSLLFEEAGSYIRIEFHELLRKLGHSARQAFQELQKAIAADSSMKPLPRGGIHPLTRYVMNYIKTLTIYDDTLNLLFEDQNMEDTHSIVESETEQDISPITFCPLACHLRSITSALECSLVVKSRLYREDSLRHIFLMNNIHYVVQKIKGSDLRIFFGDEWIRKHIGKFQQHATSYQRATWCSVLSFLRDDGHCSNSVLKTSYKERCREFTNAFEDVYKIQTQWCITDPQLKEDLRISTSLKVIHAYRTFIGRNRISDKHIKYTVDDLEKLLLDFFEGTWRTLRNSRRR
- the LOC102625910 gene encoding presenilin-like protein At2g29900 → MAQNQRPASILDTLGEEIVRIITPVSICMLMVVILVSILSLDDSSSSSAMPTIATIAYSETGSDSSWDKFMGALLNSLVFVAVVTAVTFILVLLFYLRCTNFLKIYLGFSAFVVLAFMGGEIALFLFEKFSFPIDCVTFLVILYNFAVVGVLAVFISKMAILVTQAYLVVIGMLVAYWFTLLPEWTTWVLLVAMALYDLAAVLLPVGPLRLLVELAISRDEDIPALVYEARPVAHHDSGSRDGVVRRRVWSERRNVLHDSGGDVNSNAILSGNAGSNLNSGVVLSVASGHNDTRLAGAEEGRVVEANAELSAPLIDRRMNDNMHRQEEDGTSENLLLEGIGLGSTGAIKLGLGDFIFYSVLVGRAAMYDFMTVYACYLAIVAGLGVTLMLLAFYQKALPALPVSIMLGVLFYLLTRLLLEVFVVQCSMNLVMF